The DNA window GCAAAAATAAGAGATTTCTGTTCGTGCATAGTCAGAGATTACAGGGAGCTTTCCCTCAATATACTTGAAAGCCTGATAAACTACAGAAAGAAGTCTTTTAAACTCCAATACAACCGCAAAATATTACCCTTAGGTATAAAAACTGCGATTATGGGTGTCCTCAACGTAACACCGGACTCTTTTTCCGACGGAGGTATGTATTTGGAAACTTCTCAAGCTGTAAGGAAGGGTATTCAGATGGCACAGGAGGGAGCCGAGATAATAGACATAGGAGGTGAATCTACAAGACCAGATTCCGAAAGGATAAGCGCTCAGGAAGAACTCGAAAGAGTTCTTCCAGTACTCAAACAGCTAAGGAGAGAACTTCCAAATACGTGGATATCCGTGGATACCTATAAGGCGCAAGTGGCAAAAGCATGTTTGGATGAGGGAGCAGATATGATAAACGATATAAGTGGGGGTAGCTTTGACGAAGGAATGTTTGATGTGATATCAGCTTACAACTGCCCTTACATTCTTGGACATACGAAGGGAAAACCGGAGGAATGGAAACACATACCCATAGTGTACGATGATGTTGTTCATGAGTTGATAATCTG is part of the Hydrogenobacter sp. genome and encodes:
- the folP gene encoding dihydropteroate synthase, with amino-acid sequence MLIKSFKDRDAFYRFLKEKVGIFFKEADSRSFEGIFHVIYFEKKLNPGILFECARQSGVSLFNQEDRYALCGSEAKIRDFCSCIVRDYRELSLNILESLINYRKKSFKLQYNRKILPLGIKTAIMGVLNVTPDSFSDGGMYLETSQAVRKGIQMAQEGAEIIDIGGESTRPDSERISAQEELERVLPVLKQLRRELPNTWISVDTYKAQVAKACLDEGADMINDISGGSFDEGMFDVISAYNCPYILGHTKGKPEEWKHIPIVYDDVVHELIIWFRRRIEKLRQKGYRGDIILDPCIGFGKLPEHNIEILKRFRELKIFGLPLLIGVSRKSFVGLIIEGLLGRKLEPRERLYGSLGALAYPIIEGANIVRVHDVKETKEFLALLDTVKTYGEF